The region AGCGGCGGTAGGTTTCCATGTGCCCAATGTCCAGGGAGCCGTGGGAGCTCAAGTAGCTGAACGCCGTGGCCGGCAGTTGCAGGCGCTCGCGGATGCTGCCGGCTGCATGAGTGGCGAGGGCGATGCTGGTGCCTTCCAGCACATTGACCATGCCGAACAGGCCGACCGGGTTGCCACGCGCGATCAGGTCATACAGATAGCTGACCATCAGCTCAATGGGTAAACCCGGTTGCCCGTCACGGACCGCATCCTTGTCGCCGCCACAGGCCTCGATGTCATTGAGCACCCATTGCTCGTGGCCGTACTCATCTTCGATGTACTCACAGACGGCCTTGCGCAGCCATTCCAAGTGTGAGGGCAGGCGCGCACCGCAGGCCATCATCAACGGCACGGTATGACGCACGTGGTAGTAGGCCTGGGCCAGGAACGCACGATAGCTCTCCAGGCTGACCTTGCCCTCCAGCGCATCTCGAATGATCGGCAGGCTGAACAGCGCCTGGCGTTCCTGTTGGGTGGCATCTTGCAGCGTATCGAAAAAATTCACGATGAGGTTTCCTCGTTGAAGGCGGGGGCAAGCTGGGTGTGATAACGCGCGACAATGGCGTCGCGCCGTGGTCTGCCGTTGGCGGTGAGCAAGCCGTTGGCGGCACTGAAGGGTTCATCCAGGCGCGTCCAGCGATGCACCTGGGCGTAGTCGGGCAAGCCGGCATTGACGGCGGCCACGGTCGCTGCCAGCTGGGTGTCGGTACAGTCGTTGCGATGGGGCCAGAGCAGCGCGTGATTCTCGGGCTGGGCTTCGCCATAGATAAATGCTTGGACGATGACGCCGCCTTGAGTCAATTCGGCCTCGACCCAATCCGGGTTGACGTTGCGCCCATAACTGGTAACGAACTGATGTTTCTTGCGGCCGTTGAGGTAGAGGAATCCGTCCGCGTCGAAGGTGCCCAGGTCGCCGCTGGGCCACCACTGATCAGGGTGTCCGGTGTGGCCCAGATAGCCGAGCAAAGTCGAGCCTTTGATCAGCACTTCACCGTCTTCGGCCAGGCGAACCTCCACATGGGGCAGGGGCTGGCCGACACTGCCCGGGCGCTGTGCATCCGGGCGATTAAGGCACACCACCGAGGCGCATTCCGATAAGCCGTAACCTTCATAAACCGGCATGCCCAACTGCTGCGCCCGCTGCAGCAAGCCCTTGGCCACGCGGGCACCGCCGACGGCGGCAAAGCGCAGGTGCTGCGGGTTGAATGCCTTCTGCTCGGCGGCCATGACCAACATCAACAGCAATTGCGGAACCAGGATCAGGCTATGGGGCTGACGCACCGCCAGGCAGCCGAGCAATTGAGCGGCATCCACCGCGCTGGCTCCCTGGATGCCCAAGTTTTTTTGGCTGGGCACACTCAAGGTGGCGCCGGCATACAGCGCGGCGTAGCACCCAAGGTTTTCCAGCAGAATCGCAAGGGGCAACAGCGCCAAGTGGTGGCGTGGATCGGAAGCGTGGCTGGCCTGGTGCAACTCGCGGGCAACCCGCAGCAGGCTGTCGGCGCTCAGGCATACGCCCTTGGGCGCCCCGGTGGTGCCGGAGGTGAATGTCACCTTGGCAGTGCCCGATGGCATCGAAGGGCGGCCTGCAAAGCTTCTGCACCAGAAGTCGCCGTGTTGCTGGTAACCGGCAGCCAGTAGCTCAGCCTCCAGGTCTGGTTCGGCGATCACCCGTTCGGCATGGCTTTGTTCAAGACAATGGGCGCGCTGGGTGGGGCTGAAAAACGGCGGCAGGGTCAAGCAGGTCAACCCTTCGAACAGTATCGCCAAGTCCCACAGCATGGCGTCGACGCCATTGTCCAAGGCCAGCGCCACCACCTTCACGCCTTCATCGCGCAGGCGTTGCTGGCGATACGCAACTTCGGCGAACAGTGAGGTGTAATCCATTTTCAAGGTATCGCCCCACAGGGCAATGGTGCCGTCGTTGCGTTCGGCATGGCCGCGCAGCACAGCGTGGAAGCGGCGGGTTTCAGGCGACATGGCTGTTGTCCTCAAGCGTGGTGGGCAACCCAAGGCGTGAGAACAGGCCCATGTTGCGCAAATGGATGAACCCGGCGCGGATGTTGCCGACGTGCACCCACGGTTGGCTTTCGTAGTAACTGCCCCACAGATGGCGGTCATCTCCCAGGCGCTGCGGGTCGGCCGCGCACAGGGTGACCGGCTTCAAACCCAGGCGGTGGAAACTGTTGACCAGCCCGATATTGCCGGTGAACGCCACCCACTCCAGGCCGCCCATGGCCAGCAACCACGTGATGGCGATGATGCTCAGGCGCGCACTGCCGGTATCGCTGGCGGCCAGGTTGCCGACTTCGGCAATCGCGTGGCGTTCTACTGTTTGGTCGGCAGCGGCGCTGATCAGGGGGTCGATTGGATGGTCCAGGTAACGCTCCAGAAACAGCGGCTCGGCACACGCCAGCCGTACACCGGCGACCGCACACAGGTCACCGTTGGCGTGGCTGACGCCAAATAGCTGAGGCATGAAATGCCGGATGTCGGCGCCGTGGGCAAGGCGGAAACGCTGTTGGATGAATGCCTCGAAGGCGGGGCGCTGAGTGTCGTGGGGCAGGGCGCAAGCCAGGCGCATTTGTGCACGATCGGCCTGGCCGAACAGCACGGGCAAGGGAATTTTCCAATCGATATCGGGCATTGGCGGTGAGCCTCCCACGTGAAGTTGGGAGGAGTATCAAAGGCATTTCTTAACGAAGTCTGAAGGTGCTGGAAATGATCGGTGGGCTGATCTTCAGACTGCCTTAAGACTTGTTCGGCAGGGTAGCGCCACTACTCAAGCAGAAGGCTTATACCCCATGACCCAAAATCCGCAGACGCAGCGCTACGCGAAACTCTCGATGACCCTGCACTGGTTGATGCTGGCGCTGTTTGTCGGCGTGTATGCCTGTATTGAAATCAAAGGCTTGTTGCCTCGCGGGCATGCGCTCAAAGGGGTGTTCCTTGGCGCCCACTCCTTGTTCGGTATCGGCATATTCGTGCTGGTGTGGCTGCGTCTGCTCGGGCGCCTGGTGCCGCGCCCGGCGATCCTGCCACGTCCGCCTATGTGGCAAACGGCAGCGTCTCACCTGATG is a window of Pseudomonas antarctica DNA encoding:
- a CDS encoding thermostable hemolysin, with amino-acid sequence MPDIDWKIPLPVLFGQADRAQMRLACALPHDTQRPAFEAFIQQRFRLAHGADIRHFMPQLFGVSHANGDLCAVAGVRLACAEPLFLERYLDHPIDPLISAAADQTVERHAIAEVGNLAASDTGSARLSIIAITWLLAMGGLEWVAFTGNIGLVNSFHRLGLKPVTLCAADPQRLGDDRHLWGSYYESQPWVHVGNIRAGFIHLRNMGLFSRLGLPTTLEDNSHVA
- a CDS encoding cytochrome b; its protein translation is MTQNPQTQRYAKLSMTLHWLMLALFVGVYACIEIKGLLPRGHALKGVFLGAHSLFGIGIFVLVWLRLLGRLVPRPAILPRPPMWQTAASHLMHLALYGLMVVTPLLAWLMLNAAGKPVPYFEFALPTLVAPDPDLARQFKHWHEWLGSTGYWLIGLHAAAGLFHHYWVRDNTLVRMLPARFGR
- a CDS encoding TenA family transcriptional regulator, translated to MNFFDTLQDATQQERQALFSLPIIRDALEGKVSLESYRAFLAQAYYHVRHTVPLMMACGARLPSHLEWLRKAVCEYIEDEYGHEQWVLNDIEACGGDKDAVRDGQPGLPIELMVSYLYDLIARGNPVGLFGMVNVLEGTSIALATHAAGSIRERLQLPATAFSYLSSHGSLDIGHMETYRRLMNSLDDPDDQAAVIHASKVVYALYTDMFRNLPRIAEAAHAPV
- a CDS encoding AMP-binding protein, which produces MSPETRRFHAVLRGHAERNDGTIALWGDTLKMDYTSLFAEVAYRQQRLRDEGVKVVALALDNGVDAMLWDLAILFEGLTCLTLPPFFSPTQRAHCLEQSHAERVIAEPDLEAELLAAGYQQHGDFWCRSFAGRPSMPSGTAKVTFTSGTTGAPKGVCLSADSLLRVARELHQASHASDPRHHLALLPLAILLENLGCYAALYAGATLSVPSQKNLGIQGASAVDAAQLLGCLAVRQPHSLILVPQLLLMLVMAAEQKAFNPQHLRFAAVGGARVAKGLLQRAQQLGMPVYEGYGLSECASVVCLNRPDAQRPGSVGQPLPHVEVRLAEDGEVLIKGSTLLGYLGHTGHPDQWWPSGDLGTFDADGFLYLNGRKKHQFVTSYGRNVNPDWVEAELTQGGVIVQAFIYGEAQPENHALLWPHRNDCTDTQLAATVAAVNAGLPDYAQVHRWTRLDEPFSAANGLLTANGRPRRDAIVARYHTQLAPAFNEETSS